The sequence below is a genomic window from Anopheles cruzii chromosome 3, idAnoCruzAS_RS32_06, whole genome shotgun sequence.
GGGACTTTTCCTTCCGCATTTCGGTTGAAATTGGCAACCGGACTGCTAGTGGAGTGCCTGGTGAAACAATCCCCAGCATTACTCGAACGTCCACGTCGCATCCACGTCACAGAGCCTATTTCAGGTTCGAGGCAAAACAACGACCGTCGATTCCCGAGAAGACAAGAGCAGCATCATTAGCTTCACCTTCGTTCGTCTAGGCTCCTGAGACCTGAGCAGCGGAGGAAGACGATTAGCATGAGCCACGGTTGACTTGGTGGACCACCATCGTGAGACGCGCGGGACTACTAAACGGGGGTTGCTGGTGGAAATCACAGAAAACTGTCGGCCGTAAAAAATAGGTTTAAGACAGAAACACAAagtagagagaaagagagagaaaagcagagagaaaaagagaaagagagaaataaagagcgaaagcaacagcagcccaCCGAAAGACGGGACGAGAGAGCTGACACTGATGGTGGGGATCGGTGGTATAAAACCAATAGCACCGTTGGCGCCAACACTTTAATCGTCGCTCACGCCGCTCACCGCCACCAGCTTTGTTGCCGTCGATCATCCGTAAGGGTCCGCTTCACTTCACAGGTAAGCCTCCCAAGGGATGCCGGGGTTCGTGACCGGGGTATCCGTCCCCACAGTCTACTCGGTGCTTTTCCCCGTAGTTAGTGATGGAGCATAAGTGCACTAGGGGGGCGAGGGTCCCTACCCAGTGGTGAATAGTCAGTGGACCTCGTCGAGTGGTTCAATCGCGCCTAGTGAAGACTCCGCGAAGTGAATTTGACAAATGATCGTTTGCGAAAGCCCGCCAgccagaaaagaaaagtcTGGCGCTAGTAACGTAATGTCCACACGCGTAATCGTCCATCGCGCAGCACGTAATCGAAACTTTCGCGCAACAACGTGACACGCTGCAATCATCGGCAAAAAGGATAACAGCGCAACGCGTGCGAAACGTGGCCCTCGGAAGcagttcggccatttcggGGGGGCACCATCGAAAGTGAAGTTGTTAACCGTGTTTCGAGTTGGCCGACAGAGGTCACGAAATGaacggccaccggtcgccgtcgcAGACTGAAAGGAAAAGGCCATTCGGACGAGTTTGCGTCTGAAGAAGAATACAAGCAGCGGCAGAAAGCCACCGGTTTCTGGAAGCACCCCGTGGCGCTACGAGATTGAAGCGACCctctctggtctggtctgacGATGGCGATCGTGTGGCGATTACGAAACCACATTCCCCCGTTCGATTCGTTTACCATGCGCTCGCCCCGAGGGGCTTTTCTTCGCTGGCTGAAAGATCGCGATCTTAGTAGGTTTCTTCGCGACTTCCAGCAATCCCCGGGCGCTAGCAGGCTACCGGTAGGCCTGTGCACGAGGGTCCGCAACTGGGTCACAGTTCTTGAGTCTGGAGTTGGGATGGGGCACTCTAAACCGGTCGCTGACTCCGTTGCTCTCCGGCAGTCGCGCAGAAAACAGGGAACTAATGGTTTACTTTCTCCACCGCAAAGATACCGCATCATGAAGGTCGCAATCTGCCTGTTGGCCGTCCTCGCCCTGGCGCTGGCCGCTCCGCAGCGCGATGGTGGTGCCCTCACCGACGAAGCCATCCGGCAGGCCCAGTCCCAACAGCTGATCCCGCTCGACGCCCAAATCCAGGGAGTGCAGCAGGGTATCCAGGTGGCCGCCCTCGAATCGATCCCCGGCACCCAGCGCGTCGACCTGTTCCAACTGCTTGGCGATCAGGTTCCGCGTGAGGTCATCTCGAACCTCCAGTCGCAGGTCGACCAAGTTGGCCACAACTAAGTCCCTCCCTGGCGCCGGTCATATCTATACTTTCGTCTGCCTCTTTCCTGTGCACTAGAGTGTGATACCCCTTTGTTCTTCTTCAATTCTTTGACAAATGGAAAAAGCCAACCTCTGTCTGTGCTGTCCGCAGATTACTCTAGAGCTTCAGAGCGGACCCATTTGGCCAAACCTCCGAATCGTCTCTTCAACGATGGTGCCAACGAAGTATCGATGTAAACCTTTACCCCGTAAGATGGATCTTTTTGTACGTTTGTGTTACGAAAAgatgtgcgtgtgcgtgttttttaATTATATACAAATGTTGACTTTTTAAAATAGAGCGATAGAGCGATAGTGCCTAAAGAGTACTTGTGAAAAACGGCAAGCCCCGagatgaaacaataaatacaacaccattcaaaaacaaaaacgattcCGATCCGAAGTCCGATTGTTTATTTCGATTTATCACGATATCTTAACAGTTTTCCAGGttcaaatcaatcaaccagTTGCCCATCTCCGATTTCGGCAGTTTAGTTCATCAGCTCGCATTGCATAATCGTACATTGTTCCACGCTATgctcaataaattttcaagTGAGACCTTGCG
It includes:
- the LOC128273134 gene encoding uncharacterized protein LOC128273134, translating into MKVAICLLAVLALALAAPQRDGGALTDEAIRQAQSQQLIPLDAQIQGVQQGIQVAALESIPGTQRVDLFQLLGDQVPREVISNLQSQVDQVGHN